One genomic segment of Sminthopsis crassicaudata isolate SCR6 chromosome 4, ASM4859323v1, whole genome shotgun sequence includes these proteins:
- the LOC141539788 gene encoding pepsin B: MKWLILALLCLQLSEGLVRQILRKGKSIRELMEEKGVLEDFLRNHKKADLAAKYFPNQDAVAYEPITNYLDSFYFGEISIGTPPQNFLVLFDTGSSNLWVPSTYCQSQACSNHNRFNPGGSSTFRSGGQTFTLSYGSGSLTVVLGYDTVTVQNIVVSNQEFGLSESEPANPFYYSDFDGILGMAYPAMAVGNSPTVMQSMLQQGQLSEPIFSFYFSRQPTQQYGGELILGGVDPQLYSGRISWAPVTQEVYWQIGIEEFAIGNQATGWCSQGCQAIVDTGTFLLAVPQQYMNAFLQATGAQQAQNGDFVVNCNYLQDLPTITFVINGSQFPLPASAYVFNNNGYCRLGIEATYLPSPNGQPLWILGDVFLKEYYSVYDMANNRVGFAYSA, translated from the exons ATGAAGTGGCTGATTCTTGCCCTGCTTTGTCTGCAGCTCTCAGAGGGCCTTGTCAG ACAAATTCTGCGGAAGGGCAAGTCCATCCGTGAGTTGATGGAGGAGAAAGGCGTGCTTGAGGATTTTCTAAGGAACCACAAGAAAGCTGATCTAGCTGCTAAGTACTTTCCCAACCAGGATGCTGTGGCTTATGAACCTATCACTAACTACTTGGAT TCTTTCTACTTTGGGGAAATCAGCATCGGCACTCCCCCTCAGAACTTCCTGGTCCTCTTTGACACCGGCTCCTCCAACCTGTGGGTGCCCTCCACCTACTGCCAGTCCCAGGCCTGCT CCAATCACAACAGGTTCAACCCCGGCGGGTCGTCCACCTTCCGCTCGGGCGGGCAGACGTTCACGCTGTCCTACGGGAGCGGCAGCCTGACTGTGGTGCTGGGCTACGACACCGTGACC gttCAGAACATCGTGGTCAGTAACCAGGAGTTTGGCCTGAGTGAGAGCGAGCCGGCCAACCCCTTCTACTATTCCGACTTTGATGGGATTTTGGGCATGGCTTACCCCGCAATGGCTGTAGGCAACTCCCCCACCGTGATGCAGAGCATGCTGCAGCAGGGACAGCTCTCCGAGCCCATCTTCAGCTTCTACTTCTCCCG CCAACCCACTCAGCAGTACGGAGGGGAGCTCATCCTGGGCGGGGTGGACCCCCAGCTCTACTCTGGCCGGATCAGCTGGGCCCCCGTCACTCAGGAGGTGTACTGGCAGATCGGCATCGAGGA GTTTGCCATTGGTAACCAGGCCACTGGCTGGTGCTCCCAAGGCTGCCAGGCCATCGTGGACACGGGCACCTTCCTCCTGGCTGTTCCTCAGCAGTACATGAATGCCTTCCTGCAAGCCACAGGAGCCCAGCAGGCTCAGAACGGCGAC TTTGTGGTCAACTGCAACTACCTCCAGGACCTGCCCACCATCACTTTTGTCATCAACGGGTCCCAGTTCCCTCTGCCTGCCTCCGCCTACGTCTTCAAT AACAACGGCTACTGCCGGCTCGGGATCGAGGCCACCTACCTGCCCTCCCCCAACGGGCAGCCCCTGTGGATTCTGGGGGACGTCTTCCTCAAGGAGTACTACTCTGTCTATGACATGGCCAACAACCGGGTGGGCTTCGCCTACTCCGCCTAG